Proteins encoded together in one Chitinophaga varians window:
- a CDS encoding TonB-dependent receptor translates to MQKFFPILAKILILALVLSPTLSKAQLNGSYVIEGKITDDHSAGLPGASVQIKGTSFGTTTDSLGRFQLTTNTRFPLKLVIRLIGYQPQEFEVKNSNSKVAIQLFTQSLLVNEVVVSASRQQEKLLRSPVAIEKLDIRALKETPSSTFYDALGNLKGVQMTTAGLTFKVFNTRGFNVPNNFRFMQLVDGVDNQAATLGVPLGNAIGPTELDIQSVEVTPGASSALYGMNAINGMSNLVTKNPFDYQGVSVYQKIAFNHFDGNGSSPKPLTETAVRYAQAYSKWFAWKINASYMQGTDWYADSHDDFTPQSKINPDFPQLSGENNIAADNWNKYADQGNISITDKDGRAYTVHRTGYWEKDLVGDYTVRNTKIDGSLNFRLPNKIEISLASRWGQMDGFFQRGNRIGLKGVTVSNHKLEIVHPDFTVRSYISIENTGDSYNMNPLADNLEKSFKSDKVWQKDYTTGLNNALTQGQDLVAAHKAARAFADAGRFEPGTAAFEAQRDKIKTINDWDIYPTSKNPLNTTGGAALKQRSRFYHTEGTWNLRKYVHFADVLVGADYRTYEIIPDGNNFVDFSLPLDKRNQEGGKHIWYGKVGGFAQISRSFFHDALKLTGSLRYDKNEQFAGKVNPRIAAVYTVKDKHNFRISWQNGFRFPSLFEAYSFVNNGQVRRVGGLAFIEEGLGYFKNSYLTTSVDAFNVAVNKTINAEHISKDAAAAKNAGVLKVANLDPIVPEEITSFEAGYKAVLLDNKLFIDVDGYYSSYKNFIGQIEAVVPQTGNVNSPDAAVLNQMLDKTLQNRYRVWTNSKSTVSNYGFAVAVTYDIYKNYTVSGNANFNKLAQDKTKDDALVPGFNTPEWFTNISIGNRNLFKNIGFNVVWHWQDTFYWQNLFGNADVPAYSTVDAQVTYRVPKIKTSFKVGASNLLNTPYFQYVGGPTIRGLYYLTITWDNVFKK, encoded by the coding sequence ATGCAAAAGTTCTTTCCGATACTGGCCAAAATCCTCATTTTGGCCCTGGTACTCAGTCCAACCCTATCAAAGGCACAACTCAACGGCTCTTATGTAATCGAGGGCAAAATCACGGATGATCACAGCGCCGGCCTGCCAGGCGCTTCTGTACAGATAAAAGGCACCTCGTTTGGCACTACCACCGATAGCCTGGGCCGTTTTCAGCTGACCACCAACACCCGTTTTCCGCTGAAACTGGTGATCCGCCTGATTGGCTATCAGCCGCAGGAATTTGAGGTTAAAAACAGTAACAGCAAAGTAGCCATACAGCTGTTTACCCAATCGCTGCTGGTCAACGAGGTCGTGGTATCCGCTTCCCGGCAGCAGGAGAAACTGTTGCGCTCCCCGGTAGCCATCGAAAAACTGGACATCCGTGCCCTGAAAGAAACGCCATCGTCCACCTTCTACGACGCACTGGGCAACCTCAAAGGCGTACAGATGACCACCGCCGGCCTTACCTTTAAAGTATTCAACACCCGCGGCTTTAACGTGCCCAATAACTTCCGCTTCATGCAGCTGGTTGATGGGGTAGACAACCAGGCTGCCACGCTTGGCGTACCGCTGGGTAACGCCATCGGGCCTACGGAGCTGGACATCCAGAGCGTGGAAGTCACGCCCGGCGCGTCTTCAGCGCTGTACGGCATGAACGCCATCAATGGCATGTCCAACCTCGTCACTAAAAATCCCTTCGATTACCAGGGCGTCAGCGTATATCAGAAAATCGCATTCAACCATTTCGACGGCAATGGCAGCAGTCCCAAGCCCCTCACGGAAACGGCCGTACGTTATGCACAGGCCTATTCCAAATGGTTCGCCTGGAAAATCAATGCCAGCTACATGCAGGGCACCGACTGGTACGCCGACAGTCACGATGACTTCACGCCGCAAAGCAAGATCAATCCCGATTTCCCGCAGCTCAGCGGCGAGAACAATATCGCCGCCGATAACTGGAACAAATACGCCGATCAGGGCAATATCTCCATTACCGACAAAGACGGCCGCGCCTACACCGTGCACCGTACCGGCTACTGGGAAAAAGACCTCGTGGGCGACTATACCGTACGCAACACCAAAATAGACGGCTCCCTCAATTTCCGGTTGCCGAATAAAATAGAGATCTCCCTCGCTTCCCGCTGGGGCCAGATGGACGGCTTCTTCCAGCGTGGTAACCGCATCGGGCTCAAAGGTGTTACCGTCTCCAACCACAAACTGGAAATCGTACACCCCGATTTCACCGTACGCTCCTACATCTCCATCGAGAATACCGGCGATTCCTACAACATGAACCCACTGGCCGACAACCTGGAGAAGTCTTTTAAATCCGACAAAGTATGGCAGAAAGACTATACCACCGGTCTTAATAACGCGCTGACACAAGGCCAGGACCTCGTTGCCGCACATAAAGCAGCCCGCGCTTTTGCAGATGCCGGCCGCTTTGAGCCCGGCACCGCCGCCTTTGAAGCACAAAGGGACAAAATCAAAACCATCAACGACTGGGATATATACCCTACCTCCAAAAATCCGCTCAACACCACCGGCGGCGCTGCCCTCAAACAAAGAAGCCGCTTCTATCATACAGAAGGAACCTGGAACCTGCGTAAATACGTCCATTTCGCCGATGTACTGGTGGGCGCCGATTACCGCACCTACGAGATTATCCCCGATGGCAACAACTTCGTGGATTTCAGCCTGCCACTAGACAAACGTAACCAGGAAGGCGGCAAACATATCTGGTACGGCAAAGTAGGCGGCTTCGCACAAATCAGCCGGTCTTTCTTCCATGACGCCCTGAAACTTACCGGCTCCCTGCGCTACGATAAAAACGAGCAGTTTGCCGGGAAAGTGAATCCCCGCATCGCAGCCGTGTATACTGTAAAAGATAAACACAACTTCCGCATATCATGGCAAAACGGCTTCCGTTTCCCCTCCCTGTTTGAAGCATACTCTTTTGTTAACAACGGCCAGGTACGGCGTGTAGGCGGTCTCGCTTTTATTGAAGAAGGACTGGGCTATTTCAAAAATTCCTACCTCACCACCTCCGTTGACGCTTTCAACGTAGCCGTAAACAAAACCATCAACGCGGAACATATCAGCAAAGACGCTGCTGCCGCTAAAAACGCAGGCGTTCTCAAAGTGGCCAATCTCGATCCTATCGTGCCGGAAGAAATCACCTCTTTCGAGGCAGGCTATAAAGCTGTGTTACTCGACAATAAATTATTCATCGATGTGGATGGCTATTACAGCTCCTACAAAAACTTTATCGGTCAGATTGAAGCAGTGGTACCGCAAACCGGTAACGTTAATTCACCCGACGCCGCAGTGTTGAACCAGATGCTCGATAAAACCCTGCAGAACCGCTACCGCGTGTGGACCAACAGTAAATCTACCGTTAGCAACTACGGCTTCGCAGTAGCTGTCACCTACGACATCTATAAAAATTATACCGTCAGCGGTAACGCCAATTTCAACAAACTCGCACAGGACAAAACCAAAGACGACGCACTCGTACCGGGTTTCAATACCCCCGAATGGTTTACCAACATCAGCATCGGTAACAGAAACCTCTTTAAAAATATAGGCTTCAACGTAGTATGGCACTGGCAGGACACCTTCTACTGGCAGAACCTCTTCGGCAATGCAGACGTGCCAGCCTACAGCACCGTAGACGCCCAGGTTACCTATCGTGTGCCCAAAATCAAAACCTCTTTTAAAGTGGGCGCCTCCAACCTGCTGAACACACCATATTTCCAATACGTTGGCGGACCTACCATCCGTGGTTTGTATTATCTTACTATTACGTGGGACAACGTGTTTAAAAAATAA
- a CDS encoding 2-hydroxyacid dehydrogenase, with protein MKILFFSTQPYDITYFNQANENNAHHFRFLEYPLNEDNTALIKDETAVCVFVNDKVNAAVVRQLKEKGVRLIALRCAGFNNVDLKAAGEAGISVVRVPAYSPHAVAEHAVTLLLALNRKIYKSYNRVRDNNFTLSGLEGFDVYGKTVGVIGTGNIGAVFCRIMLGFGCKVLAHDVYNNDALMQAGVTYVSPETIMAESDIISLHCPLTPDTKHLINAHTISQMKPGVVLINTSRGGLIDTPSVVEALKNGHIGALGIDVYEQEEQLFFQNLSGTIIQDDVLSRLTTFPNVLVTAHQGFFTKEALTQIAGTTLDNINAFEKNEPLKNALSQG; from the coding sequence ATGAAAATACTTTTTTTCAGCACCCAGCCCTACGATATCACCTACTTTAATCAGGCCAACGAAAACAACGCGCATCACTTCCGCTTCCTGGAATACCCGCTTAATGAAGACAATACTGCATTGATCAAAGACGAAACAGCCGTCTGTGTATTTGTGAACGATAAGGTAAATGCCGCCGTTGTCCGTCAACTGAAAGAAAAAGGTGTTCGCCTGATTGCGCTGCGCTGCGCCGGATTTAACAACGTAGACCTCAAGGCAGCCGGTGAAGCAGGTATCAGCGTTGTACGCGTGCCTGCCTATTCTCCGCATGCAGTGGCGGAACATGCCGTAACATTATTGCTGGCGCTGAACCGTAAAATCTATAAATCGTATAACCGTGTCCGTGATAACAACTTTACTCTAAGCGGGCTGGAAGGGTTTGATGTATATGGCAAAACTGTCGGCGTAATCGGCACCGGCAATATCGGCGCGGTATTCTGCCGCATCATGCTGGGCTTCGGTTGTAAAGTACTGGCACATGATGTGTACAACAATGATGCCCTGATGCAGGCGGGTGTAACCTATGTGTCGCCGGAAACGATCATGGCCGAATCAGATATTATCTCCCTGCATTGTCCGCTCACACCAGACACTAAACATCTTATCAACGCACATACGATCAGCCAGATGAAACCTGGTGTAGTATTGATCAATACCAGTCGCGGTGGCCTGATAGACACCCCGTCGGTGGTAGAAGCGCTGAAAAACGGGCATATTGGCGCTCTTGGCATCGACGTGTACGAACAGGAAGAACAACTGTTCTTTCAGAATCTCTCCGGCACTATTATCCAGGATGATGTCCTCTCCCGCCTCACCACCTTTCCCAACGTACTGGTAACGGCCCATCAGGGATTTTTTACCAAAGAAGCCCTGACACAAATTGCAGGAACAACACTGGACAATATCAATGCCTTTGAAAAAAACGAACCGCTGAAAAACGCGTTGTCCCAGGGCTGA
- the fumC gene encoding class II fumarate hydratase — translation MEFRIEKDTMGEVQVPVNAYYGAQTQRSIENFKIAQDINRMPKEIIRAFAYLKKAAALTNLDAGVLPKEKSDLIGQVCDEILEGKLDNEFPLVVWQTGSGTQSNMNVNEVVAYRAHVIHGGQLTDKEKFVHPNDDVNKSQSSNDTFPTAMHIAAYKMLVETTIPGIKKLRDTLAKKAEAFKHVVKIGRTHFMDATPLTLGQEISGYVAQLDHGLRAINNALPHLSELALGGTAVGTGINTPKGYSENVAAHIAKLTGLPFITAPNKFEALAAHDAIVEAHGALKTVAVSLMKIANDVRMLSSGPRAGIGEIHIPDNEPGSSIMPGKVNPTQCEALTMIAAQVMGNDVAISVGGANGHFELNVFKPVMIYNFLHSARLIGEGCVSFNDKCAEGIEPIEANIRKHVENSLMLVTALNTKIGYYKAAEIAQKAHKEGTTLKEMAVKLGYVTPEQFDEWVVPGNMVGEIK, via the coding sequence ATGGAATTTAGAATAGAGAAAGACACGATGGGTGAAGTACAGGTGCCTGTAAACGCCTATTACGGTGCTCAAACACAGCGCTCCATTGAAAATTTCAAGATCGCCCAGGATATCAACAGAATGCCCAAAGAAATTATCAGGGCATTTGCTTACCTGAAGAAAGCGGCGGCGCTCACCAACCTGGACGCAGGCGTGCTGCCAAAAGAAAAAAGTGATCTGATCGGTCAGGTGTGCGATGAAATACTGGAGGGCAAACTGGACAATGAGTTTCCGCTGGTAGTATGGCAAACAGGTTCTGGTACCCAGTCCAACATGAACGTGAATGAAGTGGTGGCTTACCGCGCTCACGTTATTCACGGTGGCCAGCTCACAGACAAAGAAAAGTTCGTTCACCCGAATGACGATGTGAATAAATCCCAGTCCTCTAACGATACCTTCCCTACTGCGATGCACATCGCGGCGTATAAAATGCTGGTGGAAACAACTATCCCCGGTATCAAAAAACTCCGCGACACACTGGCTAAAAAAGCAGAAGCCTTCAAACATGTGGTGAAAATCGGCCGCACCCACTTCATGGACGCTACGCCGCTCACCCTCGGACAGGAAATCAGCGGTTATGTGGCCCAGCTGGACCACGGTCTGAGAGCCATCAACAACGCGCTGCCTCACCTGAGTGAACTGGCCCTCGGCGGTACTGCCGTAGGTACAGGTATCAACACTCCGAAAGGTTATTCCGAAAACGTAGCGGCGCATATCGCCAAACTGACCGGACTGCCTTTCATCACCGCTCCCAACAAATTTGAAGCACTGGCTGCACACGACGCTATCGTGGAAGCACACGGCGCCCTCAAAACAGTAGCGGTAAGCCTGATGAAAATCGCTAACGATGTGCGTATGCTGAGTTCCGGCCCCCGCGCAGGCATCGGTGAAATACACATCCCGGACAACGAGCCAGGGTCTTCTATCATGCCGGGCAAAGTAAACCCGACCCAGTGCGAAGCCCTCACCATGATCGCTGCACAGGTAATGGGCAACGATGTGGCGATCTCCGTTGGCGGCGCCAACGGCCACTTTGAACTCAACGTGTTCAAACCGGTGATGATCTATAACTTCCTGCACTCTGCCCGCCTCATCGGTGAAGGCTGCGTGAGCTTCAACGATAAATGCGCTGAAGGCATCGAACCTATCGAAGCCAACATCCGCAAACACGTGGAAAACTCCCTGATGCTGGTGACTGCCCTCAATACCAAAATTGGCTACTACAAAGCGGCAGAAATCGCACAGAAAGCGCATAAAGAAGGTACCACACTGAAAGAAATGGCTGTGAAACTGGGCTACGTTACTCCCGAACAATTCGACGAGTGGGTAGTACCCGGCAACATGGTCGGTGAAATCAAGTAA
- a CDS encoding enoyl-CoA hydratase/isomerase family protein, translating to MYQTLTTQLDNNILIVTINRPEKMNALNQQMMGELGLVIDEIYRNKDIKAAILTGSGEKAFVAGADISEFLTLSPKQGEELAKSGHVVFQRIEYSPKPIIAAVNGFALGGGCELAMACHFRIASENAKFGQPEVNLGLIPGYGGTQRLTQLIGKGKATELMMTGDMLSATEAQAWGLVNHVVKLEELLPKAIAILQKIQTKAPLAIARVVKCVNAAVDKDIDGWETEIREFAACFATKDLQEGAEAFIQKRQANFKGE from the coding sequence ATGTATCAGACACTCACTACGCAACTGGACAATAATATCCTGATCGTGACGATCAACCGCCCGGAAAAGATGAACGCCCTGAACCAACAGATGATGGGAGAACTGGGCCTGGTGATCGACGAAATTTATCGCAATAAAGACATCAAAGCCGCCATCCTTACTGGTTCCGGCGAAAAAGCCTTCGTGGCGGGCGCAGATATCAGCGAATTCCTCACCCTCTCCCCCAAACAGGGCGAAGAGCTGGCCAAAAGCGGCCATGTGGTATTTCAGCGGATAGAATATTCACCCAAGCCCATTATCGCGGCTGTCAACGGTTTTGCGCTGGGCGGTGGCTGTGAGCTGGCCATGGCCTGCCATTTCCGTATCGCCAGCGAGAACGCAAAGTTCGGTCAGCCCGAAGTGAACCTTGGCCTGATTCCCGGTTATGGCGGTACCCAACGGCTTACGCAGCTGATTGGCAAAGGCAAGGCCACTGAACTGATGATGACCGGCGACATGCTCTCCGCCACCGAGGCGCAGGCATGGGGACTGGTAAACCATGTGGTAAAGCTGGAAGAACTGCTGCCCAAAGCCATCGCCATCCTTCAGAAAATACAAACCAAAGCCCCGTTGGCCATAGCCCGTGTGGTAAAATGCGTGAACGCCGCTGTAGACAAGGACATAGACGGCTGGGAAACCGAAATACGCGAATTTGCAGCCTGTTTTGCTACCAAAGACCTGCAGGAAGGCGCTGAAGCTTTTATTCAGAAAAGACAGGCAAATTTTAAGGGAGAATAG
- a CDS encoding S41 family peptidase, translating to MTSGLVDSHYDISFADTWLADSNSVNPAYQRKIASPGFHPPISIFHFYDTIPRHYLDAGRRGFTNTPDKQYVAVSGTINQNILYLFFNGFNLKTLFNTDTINGVKRVEQYFFDALANRTDLKGIIIDVRGNGGGSLDDLNFLLGKMITQPLHFGYTRSKLGNGRLDYSPWAPAYVSPQAGSKAVTVPIVMLADAWSVSMAEMTTMAVKALPNGHFVGERTWGANGPLTGNKFYNGGQFSTGWLKLVYTSSLMFKYKDGNIYEGTGFPPDMAVPYNPAALKAGRDLQLEAALSLIH from the coding sequence ATGACATCAGGATTGGTGGACTCGCACTATGATATTTCTTTTGCAGACACATGGCTGGCGGATTCCAACTCCGTGAACCCCGCCTACCAGCGAAAAATTGCCAGCCCAGGCTTTCACCCGCCGATCAGTATTTTTCATTTTTATGACACCATTCCGCGCCACTACCTCGATGCCGGCCGCCGTGGATTTACCAATACGCCCGATAAACAGTATGTGGCTGTTTCCGGTACCATCAATCAGAATATCCTGTACCTGTTTTTTAACGGCTTCAACCTCAAAACGCTGTTTAATACAGATACCATCAATGGCGTAAAACGGGTGGAGCAATATTTCTTCGATGCCCTGGCCAACCGTACGGACCTGAAAGGGATTATCATTGATGTGCGCGGCAACGGGGGCGGAAGCCTGGATGATCTGAACTTCCTGCTCGGTAAAATGATCACCCAGCCCCTTCATTTCGGGTACACCCGTTCCAAACTGGGCAACGGGCGGCTGGACTACAGCCCCTGGGCGCCGGCTTATGTGTCGCCGCAGGCCGGCAGCAAAGCTGTCACTGTCCCTATTGTGATGCTGGCCGACGCCTGGTCGGTAAGTATGGCCGAAATGACCACTATGGCCGTCAAAGCACTGCCCAACGGACATTTTGTGGGAGAGCGCACCTGGGGCGCCAATGGCCCGCTGACCGGCAACAAATTCTATAACGGCGGCCAGTTCAGCACCGGCTGGCTTAAGCTGGTATACACTTCCTCGCTGATGTTTAAATATAAAGACGGCAATATATACGAAGGCACCGGGTTTCCGCCCGATATGGCAGTGCCTTACAACCCTGCTGCGCTGAAAGCCGGCCGCGACCTTCAACTGGAGGCAGCCCTGAGCCTGATTCATTAG
- a CDS encoding porin family protein: MKKYLLLSATFFLLTLSLRAQFEIGVSGGYVNNYVHTNAGYRAFTQYHQYGGFVAGLVLQYHFNDWLAIQADPSYIRKSYELRRDHFFDGIYQYNLNGYLQLPVMAHFSFGGKKWRGFVNAGGYGAYWISGRIQGAMANVFSSTPDVPGDQQTSDYFRYNEAYRYDEKYTFDSRRDRRMEWGLVAGGGVEYLLKERFRLFVEARYYYGLTDQQKNYMIDQVPRYNDSYVLQAGCLFNLRRLFHGDAQ; the protein is encoded by the coding sequence ATGAAGAAATACTTACTCCTCTCTGCCACCTTTTTCCTGTTAACCCTATCCCTCCGGGCGCAGTTTGAAATCGGTGTTTCCGGCGGGTATGTCAACAATTATGTACATACCAATGCCGGCTATCGCGCTTTTACGCAGTATCATCAGTATGGTGGCTTTGTGGCCGGCCTTGTACTGCAATATCATTTCAATGACTGGCTGGCCATACAGGCAGATCCGTCGTATATCCGGAAGAGTTATGAGCTGCGCCGTGACCATTTTTTTGACGGTATTTACCAGTATAACCTCAACGGCTATCTGCAATTGCCCGTCATGGCCCATTTCTCGTTTGGCGGAAAAAAATGGCGGGGCTTCGTTAATGCCGGCGGCTACGGCGCCTATTGGATCAGTGGCCGTATCCAGGGCGCTATGGCTAATGTGTTCAGCAGCACACCGGATGTGCCGGGCGACCAGCAGACATCAGATTATTTCAGGTATAACGAGGCTTATCGCTACGATGAAAAGTACACCTTCGACAGCCGCCGTGACCGGCGTATGGAATGGGGCCTCGTTGCCGGCGGCGGCGTGGAATACCTGCTGAAGGAACGCTTCCGCCTTTTCGTGGAAGCCCGTTATTACTATGGGCTCACAGATCAACAGAAAAACTACATGATAGACCAGGTGCCCCGGTATAACGACAGCTATGTGCTTCAGGCAGGATGCCTGTTCAACCTCCGCCGCCTTTTCCATGGCGATGCCCAATAA
- a CDS encoding cobalamin B12-binding domain-containing protein, with translation MVNQLNRPVRVLVAKVGLDGHDRGAKVIAAALRDAGMEVIYTGLRQTPEMVVNAALQEDVDAIGISILSGAHMTVFPKVIALMKEKGLNDVLLTGGGIIPDADMQELQEMGVGKLFPPGTHTKDISDYITTWVASHRNF, from the coding sequence ATGGTCAACCAGTTAAATCGTCCTGTTCGTGTGTTGGTAGCTAAAGTCGGCCTCGATGGCCATGACCGCGGCGCCAAAGTGATCGCTGCCGCCCTCCGGGATGCCGGTATGGAAGTTATTTATACCGGATTAAGACAAACCCCCGAAATGGTGGTGAATGCCGCCCTCCAGGAAGATGTGGACGCGATCGGCATCAGTATCCTCTCTGGCGCACATATGACTGTTTTCCCTAAAGTGATAGCCCTCATGAAGGAAAAAGGCTTGAATGACGTACTGCTCACCGGCGGCGGCATTATCCCCGACGCAGACATGCAGGAGCTGCAGGAAATGGGCGTCGGTAAACTGTTCCCCCCCGGTACCCATACCAAAGACATCTCTGACTATATCACCACCTGGGTGGCCAGCCATAGAAATTTTTAA
- a CDS encoding glutamine--tRNA ligase/YqeY domain fusion protein: MSEERSLNFIEQIVEDDIANGVHGGRVLTRFPPEPNGYLHIGHAKSIALNFGLAQKYNGKTNLRFDDTNPVTEDTEYVDSIKADIRWLGYEWDKELYASDYFEQLYEFAIKLIKKGLAYVEDATAEEIAAGKGTPTTPGTPTPARSRSVEENLDLFARMRAGEFKDGEKTLRAKVDLASPNMHMRDPLMYRIKHAHHHRTGDKWCIYPMYDFAHGQSDSIENITHSLCTLEFIPHRALYDWFIKELEIFPSHQYEFSRLNLNYTVMSKRKLKQLVEEKYVSGWDDPRMPTISGLRRRGYTPDSIRQFCERVGVQKREQMIDLGLLEFCVREELNKTANRVMAVLDPVKLVITNYPDGQVEEMPAENNPEDASAGSRTLHFSKTLYIEREDFMEEPPKKFFRLGPGLHVRLKNAYIIKGESVEKDADGNITTIYASYLPDTKSGGDNSGMTVKGTIHWVSAEHAATAEVRLYDRLFKSENPGAEEGDFKDFLNPDSLQVIKEAYVEPSLLQAKPGDRFQFMRKGYFTVDPDSTPEKVVFNRTVTLKDAWAKEKGKA, translated from the coding sequence ATGAGCGAAGAAAGGTCACTCAATTTTATAGAACAGATCGTAGAAGACGACATTGCTAACGGCGTCCATGGCGGACGTGTGCTGACACGTTTTCCGCCCGAACCCAACGGCTACCTCCATATAGGACACGCCAAGTCTATTGCATTGAACTTTGGCCTGGCCCAGAAATACAATGGCAAAACCAATCTCCGCTTTGACGATACCAACCCTGTCACAGAAGACACTGAATATGTGGATTCTATCAAGGCAGATATCCGCTGGCTGGGTTATGAGTGGGACAAAGAATTGTATGCTTCCGATTATTTTGAACAGCTGTATGAATTTGCCATAAAGCTGATCAAAAAAGGACTGGCTTACGTGGAAGATGCCACTGCTGAAGAAATTGCTGCCGGCAAAGGCACGCCCACCACGCCTGGCACGCCTACCCCTGCCAGAAGCAGGTCAGTGGAAGAAAACCTGGACCTGTTTGCACGGATGCGCGCCGGCGAATTCAAAGACGGTGAAAAAACCCTTCGCGCCAAAGTTGACCTGGCTTCTCCCAACATGCACATGCGCGATCCCCTTATGTACAGGATCAAACATGCGCACCACCACCGCACCGGCGACAAATGGTGCATCTACCCGATGTACGATTTCGCCCACGGCCAGAGCGACAGCATTGAAAATATCACCCATTCCCTCTGTACGCTGGAATTCATTCCCCACCGTGCATTGTACGACTGGTTTATCAAAGAACTGGAAATATTCCCCAGCCATCAGTACGAGTTCTCCCGCCTGAACCTGAACTATACGGTGATGAGTAAACGAAAACTGAAACAGCTGGTGGAAGAAAAATATGTAAGCGGCTGGGACGACCCCCGCATGCCTACTATCAGCGGCCTGCGCCGCCGTGGCTATACCCCTGACAGCATCCGCCAGTTTTGCGAGCGCGTGGGCGTACAGAAACGTGAGCAGATGATCGACCTCGGCCTGCTCGAATTCTGTGTCCGTGAAGAGCTGAATAAAACAGCCAACCGCGTAATGGCCGTACTGGACCCGGTTAAACTGGTGATTACCAACTATCCCGACGGACAGGTGGAAGAAATGCCCGCTGAAAACAACCCGGAAGATGCTTCCGCCGGCAGCCGTACCCTGCATTTCAGCAAAACGCTCTATATCGAAAGGGAAGACTTCATGGAAGAACCACCGAAGAAATTCTTCCGGCTGGGCCCCGGTCTGCATGTACGCCTGAAAAACGCCTACATCATCAAAGGGGAAAGCGTGGAAAAAGATGCTGATGGCAACATCACCACCATCTATGCCAGCTATCTGCCGGATACCAAAAGCGGCGGAGACAACAGCGGCATGACCGTAAAAGGCACTATCCACTGGGTGAGCGCCGAACATGCGGCCACTGCCGAGGTACGCCTGTACGACCGTCTCTTTAAATCAGAGAACCCCGGCGCAGAAGAAGGCGACTTCAAAGACTTCCTCAATCCGGACTCCCTGCAGGTGATCAAAGAAGCCTATGTGGAACCATCCCTGCTGCAGGCAAAACCTGGCGACCGTTTCCAGTTTATGCGTAAGGGTTATTTCACGGTAGATCCTGACAGCACACCGGAAAAAGTGGTGTTCAACAGGACCGTTACCCTGAAAGACGCCTGGGCAAAAGAGAAAGGCAAAGCCTAA